The stretch of DNA gtatgtttcttttgtatccagttgtctgtgatatatttcatgtgcatagcttgtgttaactagtgtgtaactataacggcacaaactgtattcaagacatacatacatgcattgtatttataatttccttttattttttttctctctttcaacccagttctcacgggttgacatgatatgttgttgaaataaaaccccgttttttaaccaagacctCGTGCTTCGTGTTGACTACTGGAGGGAGCTACAGTGAGAACTCGTCTGCTCCGCATGAGGAGGCGAGGAAGACGGCATCGGAGAGCGCGAGTCGTGGCTGGGCTGAGACATCTCCATCGCAGCGCGCGCCTTCACAGACGGCATCGGAGAGCGCGAGTCGTGGTCGGGCCGAGACATCCGCACATGACAGCGCGAGAAGAGGCAGCGCCCACGGAAGAATCAGGTTTCATAACGCAAATTAAGCTGTAATTCAGAGACATTAAGCGTTCTGGGCAAGAGAATGAgacatttctttgcatttcccattagttaatgttttgtttacttacCTTTTCTCAAATTGAAGTGGATTGATATTGCTACTGTGTTGATATTGTGTCTACTGATGAGTAGGATGTGAATATTAAGAACTATTAGTACCGAGAGTAAGGCAGAATTGGTCATATTTAGACTTAAAAGTGAATGGTTATTACTTAATGTGGTATATGTACAAGTTTAACTAAGAGttaatatttttggtttgtttaatttcatttgtggtaatttaagatttaaataaggCCATATATAACTATAACAAGTTATCAGGCAAGAAGACCATAGCTCCATAGATCACAAAGTGAGTGTTACTAGTCTTTGAGTACAGttagtacagtttttattttggaaaaagcaAGTTAATTTAGCTGCAGAGAGTAATTTTTCTCCAAAGTAGTGTCAGTAGCTGCAAGTAATTAAAGGCTGACTATTCACATatcagagattaaaaacaactaCTCAATTGAGCTTAAGCTAAGTTAAACATAACTTAGATTATTGTGAACAAGGTAATTTACTcaactaaaaaacaagtttagatTTAAACCAAACTAAAGCAAAATGTCAGAGTTTGAGCTTTTCTTTGAGAGTGACAAagagggtgcaggtgaagacGCGCAGCAGCACTGCGCAGACATGCAACCACAAGCTGCTGAAGGCACAGGAGATAACCACACTTCCTCACAAGAGCCACATAGAAGCCAAAGGGTCCGCAGGTTTACGGAAAAGGGCCAAGAACTGCACGATCAGCAAGTAAGAAGATTTGCACACCGTTTCAGTGTGAGCTACGAGAAGTGGAAAGCTATCGCTAAGGATGCCAAACAAGCGCTGAGTGGACAATGCTCAAACAACCTGCTGCGTGACCACATTACTAAGATAAGCAATGCCTCAGATAATCTGAACGTTGTTTATGAAGATTTAAGGCACATTGACATTCCCGACCAAGACACACGTCGCAGAGCAGACACCTGCGAAGCAGTAACAAGAACAATCATCCAGACTGCAAAGGCTCTTCTAGACACAAGAGGGGGTGAAGAACAAAGAGTGAAATCAATAGAGCCTGTAATTGAAGCTGCAGCCTCAGACAAAGTAAGCGTCAACTCTCACCGCACCAAGTCGTCTGCTCATTCTCAAACTAACTCAAGAATAACATCCCGTTCAAGCCAGTCTTCTGCAAGACGAGATGCTGCTGCTGAAGTTGCTGCCAATGAAGCCACTTTAAAAGTACTGCTAGAGCAAGAACGTCATATCAAAGAACTTGAAAGACTCGAAACTGAAGCAGCCAATTTACGAGCTAATCAAGAGGCTGAAAATGCAGAAAGACAAAGGGTGCTGGAAGCCAAGCGCAGAGAACTAGAAAGATTGGAGACAATCAAGAAGCTAGAGGCTGCTAAGGCGAGACAGCAAGTATATGAACAAAGTGAATGCTCAGATGAAGAAATATTTGGGCTGCTCCATCAATGTGTCCCTCCGAAGGAGAATGAGGAAGTCAAGCATGAAAGTAGCCTATTGCAGCATTGCTCCCCACCTCACTCTCTGacacaaccaaaacaagaagacaatactgcagctcttgttagAGCATTCGCAGAGTCCATCAGTGCGAGTCGTCTTCCCGTACCTGAACCAACAACGTTCAACGGCGACCCACTCAGATTTAATGACTGGAAAGTCTCCTTTCAGACACTTATTGACAGGAAAAACATACCAGCTGAAGAGAAAATATACTATCTGCGAAAGTATGTGGGTGGACCAGCCAAAAAGGCCATTGAAGGCTACTTCTTGCTAGGCACAGAGTCAGCTTATTGTGCAGCGTGGACCATCCTAGAAGAGAGATACGGCAATCCATTCCTTATCGCCAAGGCCTTCAGAGATAAGCTTGATACGTGGCCCAAAATAAACTCTAAGGGGAGTGTGGAACTTCAAGAACTCGCTGACTTCCTTCGCAGCTGTGAGGCGGCCATGTCTCAGATCAGAGGTCTTGAAGTACTCAACGACTGCAAcgaaaatcagaaaatactcTCTAAACTTCCAGACTGGCTGACCTCAAGATGGAATAGGAAGGTGATAGAAGTGGAAGAACAAAGTCACACGTTCCCAAGCTTTAGCCAGTTCGTCAAGTTTCTCACACGTGAAGCCAAAATCGCCTGTAACCCAATAACGTCCCTCCACGCTCTAAAACCAAGTGAAAATGAGAAGATCAAGGTTTCAAAGACAAGAGGTCATGGAGCAAAGGTATTGGCAACCAACTCAGACGAGAAAGCTGTTACCACAAGCTGTGTCTTCTGTGAGAAGGCAGGTCACAGTCTACACAAGTGTCGCAAATTTATGGATGAGACTATTTCAGAGCGAGTCAAGTTTGTTCAAGAGAAGAAATTGTGTTTCGGCTGTCTGAAGTTTGGCCATCGCTCGAAGGACTGTGAAAACAGAGAGATCTGCgatatgtgtgaaaaaagacatccAGCTTGCCTCCATGATAATCGCACCAAAGAAGAAAGGATGTCAACACGGCTTAGTGGAGCAGGGAACAGTGGCAAGTCAAGGGAAAGGAAAATAGAGCGGCCACAAGATAGGGCAGCAAGATCATCACGTGAGTCAACATCCAACAGAGTTTTACAGAATGTTAAAGACACTCATACATCCACAGTCATTCCAGTGTGGTTGTCAGTCACAAGTGAGCCAGATCGTGAAGTTCTTGTGTATGCACTCCTCGATACACAGAGCGACACGACATTCATCCTGGAAGAAACGGCAAAGACTCTTCACACAAAGAAGGAACCAGTTCAGCTAAAGCTCTCCACAATGGCTTCAAGAAACACAGTTGTGTCCTGTCGGAAACTGACTGGACTACAAGTGAGAGGATTCTACTCAGACAAGATAATTCCTCTGCCAGTGACCTACTCAAGAGAATTCATCCCTGCAAACAGAGATCATATTCCCACACCAGAGACTGCAAAGGCATGGCCTCATCTGGAACACGTCGCAGACGAGATTGCTCCTCAACAAAGCTGCGACGTGGGCCTGCTAATCGGCTACAACTGTCCTCAAGCTCTTGTCCCAAGGCAAGTGGTGCCTGGTAAAGAAAATCAGCCCTTTGCTCAGAGAACAGACCTGGGCTGGAGCGTAGTTGGCTATGGCAACCCATGTCTTGACTATGGAGATGAAATTGGAATAAGTCACCAGGTCATCGTGAGGCAAGTGATGCCTGGTCTTCAGTCCTCTTCAAACCTCACAAGCGAAGTTCACTATGTCTGTAGAACTCAAGTCAAAGAGGTAGTCTCACCTGCAGATGTCATCAAGGTGCTGGAATCGGACTTTGTCGAAAGGTCTTTGGAGGACAGTCACATCTCTCAAGAGGATCTCCGATTCCTGTCAAAGATGGAAAGAGGCATCAGGCTCAAGGACAATGGTCATTATGAGATGCCACTGCCATTCAAGAATGAAAGACCCAACTTACCAGATAACATGGTGTGCGCCATCCACCGTCTCAGATGCCTAGAACGGaagctgaaaagaaacaaacagtacTACAAAGACTACAAGACCTTCATGGATGAGATCATAACACGTGGAGATGCAGAAAGGGTCCCAGAAGAAGACCTCAATAAAGCTCCAGCATGGTACATCCCACACCATGGGGTGTATCATCCCCAAAAGCCTGGGAAGATACGTGTTGTCTTCGATTGTTCGGCGAGATTTCAAGAGACATCCTTAAACGACCATCTCCTGACCGGTCCAGAGCTGACAAACACCTTGGTGGGAGTTCTGTGTCGTTTCCGGAAAGGTCCAGTGGCAATCATGTGTGACATTGAACGCATGTTCCACCAGTTCCACGTTAAAGCAGAAGACCAAGATTACCTAAGATTCCTGTGGTGGGAGAATGGAAATCTTGAAGCCAAACCATCCATCTACCGGATGAAGGTCCACTTGTTTGGCGCTGCTTCATCACCTGGCTGCGCTAACTATGGACTCAAGCACCTCGCAGCCGAAGGACACGGACACTTCAGTGAAGCCACCATCAAGTTCATTCAGAAGAACTTTTACGTTGATGACGGCTTGTCAAGCTTAGCGTCTGAAAGCCAAGCTATTCAGTTAGTGAAGGAGGCAAGAGAGCTCTGCAACAAAGGCAAACTCAGGCTGCACAAGTTCATTTCCAACAGCAAGAAAGTCCTAGCCTCAATCCCCAAAGAAGAATGTGCAAAAGCTGCCCAAGACCTGGACATGGCCCTGGGAGAGCTACACGTGGAAAGAGCACTTGGCATACAGTGGTGCGTGGCTTCTGACGAGTTCCAGTTCAGAGTGATTGTGAAAGAAAATCCACTTACCCGAAGAGGAGTTTTATCCACTGTCGCTTCAGTATACGATCCACTCGGATTTGTGGCACCGTTCATCCTGGTGGGAAAACAGATTCTGCAGCAGATGTGTCATAACAAGCTCAGTTGGGATGACATCTTACCTGATGATCTTCGACCCCTGTGGGAGTTTTGGCTCCAAGACCTGCAAAACCTGGCTGGTGTAAAGATTCAGAGATGCTACATTCCATTAAACTTTAAGGTTCAGAGCTACGAGCTCCATCATTTCTCTGATGCCAGCGTGTCAGGTTATGGCGAGTGTTCGTACCTCAGAGCAGTCAGTGCATCAGGTGAAGTCCACTGCTCTTTGGTAATGGGGAAGTCAAGAGTAGCCCCTGCTAAGGTTACCACCATACCAAGACTTGAGCTGTCAGCAGCAGTCGTAGCCGTCCGCACCAGTGACATGCTCAAAAGGGAACTGGAGATAGATTGCCTACAGGAATTCTTCTGGACCGATTCAAAGGTTGTCCTCGGATACATCAGTAACGAGGCCAGGAGATTTCATGTGTTCGTGGCAAACCGTGTGGAACGCATCAAGCAAAGTACGGAGTCTGCGCAATGGAGGTATGTGGCTTCCGAAGAGAATCCAGCAGATCATGCCTCAAGAGGTCTTGCAGCAAAACAACTTGTAGCTTCCAACTGGTTCACGGGTCCAAGCTTTCTTTGGCAGAAAGAGCTGACCAGCGAAGTAGTCAAGGTGGGAGAGATTGCAAGTAGTGATCCAGAGATCAAGAAGGCCCAGGCTCATGACACCCTGGCAAAGGAAATAAGGTCACTGTTAGATTGTCTACGAAAGTTCTCTGACTGGTCAAGAATGGTGAAAGCTATAGCCAGACTAAAGCGGCGTGCAAGGGAAGCGAAAGGCCTCAGGCCAAGGTCCTGGGAAAGCACCAGTTTAGAGGAAAGGAGAGATGCAGAGCTCAGCATAATCAAGATGGTCCAACAAGCAACCCTCTCTCAAGAAATACAGGGCATCCAGTGTCATAAGAActcacaaatcaaagacaaggcCAACAAGTTACACAAGTTGGGTCCATTCCTGGATGACCAAGGTATCCTCAGAGTCGGAGGCCGCTTAACTCATGCTGCTCTTCATCCACATGTGAAGCATCCAGCTGTTCTCCCTAGAGACAGTCACGTGTCGGCATTACTCGTCAAGCACTATCACGAGAGAGTGCACCATCAGGGACGGGGAATGACCATAAATGAGATCCGATCCAATGGTATATGGATCCTGGGATGCAGCAGGGCAGTGTCATCccatatttacaaatgcacaacGTGCAGGAAGTTCAGAAGATGCACAGAACAACAAAGGATGGCAAATCTCCCGGAAGATCGAATGGAAACAACCCCTCCATTTACTTACTGCGGGATGGACTGCTTCGGGCCATTCCACatcaaggaaggaagaaaagagTTAAAGCGTTATGGACTCTTACTTACCTGCATGTGTTCCAGAGCAGTGCATATTGAAATGCTCGACGACTTGACCACAGATGCCTTCATTAACGCTCTGCGTTCATGCATCGCTATTCGTGGAATAGTACGGCAAATAAGGTGTGATCAAGGGACAAActttgttggtgccaggcgtGAGTTCATTCAAGCATTAAAGGAGATGGATCAAGAGGAACTCAAAGAACTGAGATGTGAGTTCATCATGAACACCCCAGCTTCAAGTCATATGGGTGGCGTCTGGGAAAGACAAATTCGCACTATCAGAAGTGTCTTGACGTCCATTCTAGAACAGTCAGCCAGACAACTTGACTGCTCCTCACTACGAACGTTCCTATATGAAGTTATGGCGGTTGTAAATAGCAGACCTCTGACCACTGATCATCTGAACGATCCATCCTGTCCAGAGCCCTTGACACCAAATCACATCCTGACCATGAAATCCACGATCATCTCTCCACCTCCTGGAAAGTTCGTCAGGGAAGATCTGTACCTCCGTAAAAGATGGCGCAGAGTTCAACTCTTAGCCAACAACTTTTGGACACGGTGGAAAAAGGAATACCTCCTCAATCTCCAACAGAGACAGAAGTGGACCAAAGACCGCAGAAACGCTAAGGTCAATGATATTGTCATTTTGCAAGATGATGCTACACCACGAAACCAGTGGAAGTTAGCAAAGGTTATTGAAGTGTACCCAGGAAAGGACGGAAGAGTGAGAAGGCTCAAGTTGCTTATCGGCGATTCAACTCTGGATGGAAGAGGAAAGCGCATCTCTAAACCTGTTCATTTGGAGAGGCCCATCCATAAGACAGTTACATTGTTGGAAGCAGACTGAAGACTCCAGCATCCTCTAGTCACTCTTTCAACTAGTTCTTAAGttaagataataagtaaatagttagtactttgaaattaatattatgtgcAGTTTATATGCAGTATGTGTGTCTCCAAGCTGTTCTGAGAAATCACTTGTGATTTGGTGGGAGtgtaactgcctctcagctttagttaagtttgtgactatttttttggttcctacctaaaattaataggatatcgtagaggcggaactaattagcgccatccttgtgttccgcacgtaattaaagggggcacaacatctaaagtgtagagctaaaacatagcatcgcaagagctctccgagctaagtaaatattaagaatataaagatatctaaatgtatattatccgagtaaagaagacaaggaagaaggcttttgagatttagcccctcctaagtaggaagcagcctacgaggtatgtttcttttgtatccagttgtctgtgatatatttcatgtgcatagcttgtgttaactagtgtgtaactataacggcacaaactgtattcaagacatacatacatgcattgtatttataatttccttttattttttttctctctttcaacccagttctcacgggttgacatgatatgttgttgaaataaaaccccgttttttaaccaagacctcgtgcttcgtgttgactactggagggagctacataaagatatgttgttttttgttttcagtttcagatgagtaccacgatgaatattacgctactatttgataatatatttattttccttaaacaaattatatatggtgttgaacctattttttacttggtgtactacattgataagccatctcatacctgtctgctataataataataatcatcataataataataatcacagtaataataataataataataataatcatcataataatcataataataataataataataataataatactagacaccggtatgatgtttatgtcattattagataagctacagtttgttcatttatgtctgttttaattaatcatgcatgctcactggcacatgtagatacagtactttaattacttacacacattagtttattttcctccgcttattatttgttatcattaggcttgattataacaataataatactagtatttttaatgtatgtaaagggctgtacgttctattttactttttcttaatgaccaaatagcctgaaattattacattgtcccaatatgtacggtgtgttacgcaaattatattagcatggtctcactgggtGATATGGAGCAAAACACCCAATCTGGTAACagtgtgctctacacaggattttgaaccaacaacctttcagttgtcagtccagaataataatcaacacagctgcatcataatcatagtaacagtaatggattattttgtcatattattacattgacaacaaatattattataattgaatacagttttgtcaaattctaattcagaagggctgtattggcatggcgaggttatgcaagtattgccaaagcatttacagcaaaggactgaaggtaacatagattaagtacaaaacataatacaggatactgattgtacatttaaaagaataaacattaaaagacaaagaaaatgtattttaaattaaaaacatacctacaattaggtccatgaatatttggacagtgacacaattgtcatcatttttgctctgtacaacaccacaatggatttcaaaggaaacaatccagatattctttaagtgtagtctttcatctttaatttgagggtactaacatccatttctatatgtgtccccccaattttaggcgCTCAAAAGTgtttggacaaagtaacataatcctgaattaaattgttagtttcaatacttggttgcagatcctttgcagtcaatgaatgttgaagtgtggaacccatagccatcacca from Amia ocellicauda isolate fAmiCal2 unplaced genomic scaffold, fAmiCal2.hap1 HAP1_SCAFFOLD_117, whole genome shotgun sequence encodes:
- the LOC136721590 gene encoding uncharacterized protein LOC136721590, which codes for MSEFELFFESDKEGAGEDAQQHCADMQPQAAEGTGDNHTSSQEPHRSQRVRRFTEKGQELHDQQVRRFAHRFSVSYEKWKAIAKDAKQALSGQCSNNLLRDHITKISNASDNLNVVYEDLRHIDIPDQDTRRRADTCEAVTRTIIQTAKALLDTRGGEEQRVKSIEPVIEAAASDKVSVNSHRTKSSAHSQTNSRITSRSSQSSARRDAAAEVAANEATLKVLLEQERHIKELERLETEAANLRANQEAENAERQRVLEAKRRELERLETIKKLEAAKARQQVYEQSECSDEEIFGLLHQCVPPKENEEVKHESSLLQHCSPPHSLTQPKQEDNTAALVRAFAESISASRLPVPEPTTFNGDPLRFNDWKVSFQTLIDRKNIPAEEKIYYLRKYVGGPAKKAIEGYFLLGTESAYCAAWTILEERYGNPFLIAKAFRDKLDTWPKINSKGSVELQELADFLRSCEAAMSQIRGLEVLNDCNENQKILSKLPDWLTSRWNRKVIEVEEQSHTFPSFSQFVKFLTREAKIACNPITSLHALKPSENEKIKVSKTRGHGAKVLATNSDEKAVTTSCVFCEKAGHSLHKCRKFMDETISERVKFVQEKKLCFGCLKFGHRSKDCENREICDMCEKRHPACLHDNRTKEERMSTRLSGAGNSGKSRERKIERPQDRAARSSRESTSNRVLQNVKDTHTSTVIPVWLSVTSEPDREVLVYALLDTQSDTTFILEETAKTLHTKKEPVQLKLSTMASRNTVVSCRKLTGLQVRGFYSDKIIPLPVTYSREFIPANRDHIPTPETAKAWPHLEHVADEIAPQQSCDVGLLIGYNCPQALVPRQVVPGKENQPFAQRTDLGWSVVGYGNPCLDYGDEIGISHQVIVRQVMPGLQSSSNLTSEVHYVCRTQVKEVVSPADVIKVLESDFVERSLEDSHISQEDLRFLSKMERGIRLKDNGHYEMPLPFKNERPNLPDNMVCAIHRLRCLERKLKRNKQYYKDYKTFMDEIITRGDAERVPEEDLNKAPAWYIPHHGVYHPQKPGKIRVVFDCSARFQETSLNDHLLTGPELTNTLVGVLCRFRKGPVAIMCDIERMFHQFHVKAEDQDYLRFLWWENGNLEAKPSIYRMKVHLFGAASSPGCANYGLKHLAAEGHGHFSEATIKFIQKNFYVDDGLSSLASESQAIQLVKEARELCNKGKLRLHKFISNSKKVLASIPKEECAKAAQDLDMALGELHVERALGIQWCVASDEFQFRVIVKENPLTRRGVLSTVASVYDPLGFVAPFILVGKQILQQMCHNKLSWDDILPDDLRPLWEFWLQDLQNLAGVKIQRCYIPLNFKVQSYELHHFSDASVSGYGECSYLRAVSASGEVHCSLVMGKSRVAPAKVTTIPRLELSAAVVAVRTSDMLKRELEIDCLQEFFWTDSKVVLGYISNEARRFHVFVANRVERIKQSTESAQWRYVASEENPADHASRGLAAKQLVASNWFTGPSFLWQKELTSEVVKVGEIASSDPEIKKAQAHDTLAKEIRSLLDCLRKFSDWSRMVKAIARLKRRAREAKGLRPRSWESTSLEERRDAELSIIKMVQQATLSQEIQGIQCHKNSQIKDKANKLHKLGPFLDDQGILRVGGRLTHAALHPHVKHPAVLPRDSHVSALLVKHYHERVHHQGRGMTINEIRSNGIWILGCSRAVSSHIYKCTTCRKFRRCTEQQRMANLPEDRMETTPPFTYCGMDCFGPFHIKEGRKELKRYGLLLTCMCSRAVHIEMLDDLTTDAFINALRSCIAIRGIVRQIRCDQGTNFVGARREFIQALKEMDQEELKELRCEFIMNTPASSHMGGVWERQIRTIRSVLTSILEQSARQLDCSSLRTFLYEVMAVVNSRPLTTDHLNDPSCPEPLTPNHILTMKSTIISPPPGKFVREDLYLRKRWRRVQLLANNFWTRWKKEYLLNLQQRQKWTKDRRNAKVNDIVILQDDATPRNQWKLAKVIEVYPGKDGRVRRLKLLIGDSTLDGRGKRISKPVHLERPIHKTVTLLEAD